Genomic DNA from Prunus persica cultivar Lovell chromosome G1, Prunus_persica_NCBIv2, whole genome shotgun sequence:
ATGTGTCTTTTCAATAAACTAATTTGAGAAATTCCTTAATAGAAGCTCTTTGtgtgtaataataataataataataataataataataataataataatatatatctatatctatatatataaagcaaaaggcagagaatggtgaaacattcaaaataccaaaaaatacccttggttaatacaaatattaagaattaaaattattaattaaatgacggataatatagtaaattcacaattttttatattaaaaaaattaaaattaaaagaaaattcatataatggattctatttttatggaacacaactatccattatcttttttaattctaaaataaatttaaattaaaaaaaaaaaaaaaaaaacctttcgcaggcgcagaagcgcgtgcagagaggctagtatatataatacGAAGACGAGGACGATGAAGATAAAGATTCTTTCAACTTTATCCACACACTCCACGACCTCTCTAATATTCCAACACCTACAAGTCTTAGAATTGAATTTctggaaaattaaaaatgcgctgaaattaccaaaaaatgtATTGTTTTCCACATGTTGGTACAACTTTTGCAACGCTTTTTTTGCCTGTAAAGAAACATGAACATCTCTAAATGCATATATTTTGGCTGGAGTTGGGCTCAAATGTTAAATTACATCCAATAAAAGCAGGTGAAAAGCATCCAAGATCCATCCCAAGGTTGCCCAATGCTTAGATTTTGGGCCAGGTACAAATTGTTGCAATACACTGCACACCAAGCAATCCCTTCCCCATCTTAATGCTTGGGCCCAAGAGTGATTTTGTGGTACTTTTTTGGACgtcttcccttttcttttcttttttggataaaCAAAAGAGTTTAGGGAGAGAGGAGGCTATTCTATCCCGGCATCCCCAAGTCTCTTTAAGGACTTATAAAAGGGGTCTTAGTccctttcttaatttttacaAATTACCCACTAAGAGGGATTGTCGACAAAGAGACTCGAATCTATGCCTTACTAGTGAAGATAATGCTCCTTATCAACTCAACCAACCCTCGTAgacacttttcttttttatttgggttcatTGAATTATGTTAATTTTATCTGCCATCAATTCATTTCCCTTTCAATtatcaataatatatatatatagtaatattttcttcctcttgttAGATACATAGTATGTTATATTACCAAATAGTCAATCTCTCAACATAGTATGTTAGTGTTCAGAAAATTAGCTAATTAGTTTATCAACGTATTTTTCCCATATGAAGTTTTACCATGAGTAGATTCTATCCATAAAGACACCATAGACAATGTTCAAATTTCAAAGCTTTGTCTAAAACAATggacaaaaaccaaaattgaagATTAAACTTGGTGTCTTTCACGAGCGGCAAGGAAGAACCCAAAGCCCAACTCCCTAAACAGGACAGTGTCACACACAAAGTCACaactaagagcatctccaaccgaCATGTCAAAAGTGTCATATAAACATTTAACGGCTAGAAATAATATCCCACATCACTCTAATCGAATTGTCAAAGCTGATGTGGAATGAAGGCTAGAGGTTCAGCCCTTACTTTTGACATCCAACAAGTAAGatgtcaaataaatattttattattttttaaagagaacTGGttgttactttcatttattattttattctttatcTTGAATGATTTGACAGTTACAAATTTTtgccttctttctctttccaattTATTTCCTATCTTGAATTatcatttaaatataaaaataaaaataatttaatttgacatattaGATAGAGTATAAAAATGTGTAACCGTCAAATTACCACATCAGccattaaatttagatttaaTATTTAGTATTTGTCATCCCCCTTAAAAATCCTCTAAGCGCgccaaataaaacataaacataagaagaaaagaactaaGCTTTGATTTCGTGACACGTGCAAAGCCTACAAGGTAGAAGAATTATTAGTTTTCTAATTTAAGGCCAACGCATGAAATGAGTCTCGACCGTTTCGATACCCAGATGACATCTAAAATGCCATTTTTGTCCCCATGCCCGAGACTGACTGGCCATCTTTAGGAACGAAAGGCCAAAATGGAATCACTATGCTTGAGCTTACCAAATAGAAAAAGACAGACCAGTGGAGCAGATTTAGATTCAGAAGGAAGGGGCCATCACGTTTTGAGTGGGCATATTCCTTTACCTCAACTACCTTAGAAAGATGAcgaatttcttcttctgttttagCCAACTCGGTGCTTTTAATGCTTATCCTTCCCCTCTCACTCTCTTTTGTAACTTCCTTTTCTGTCCAAGCACAAATTTTCACACcccaccatatatatatatatatatatgcttttgtGTTGGGTGATTTCAAGTATCAAAAGCATTCCCAACAGACCCAAGTACCTTTCCTTTTAGCTTCCTGGGAAAATCAATGGCCCCCATTCAACAAGCCCTTCAAGATTTTCAAGCATTGCCCTTTGCCATCCCTGTTGCACTGGGTGCTCTGTCTTTGCTTTTCCTGTTTTCCATCAAAGGTTTAATCTTTACCAAGAAGAGTGCATTTTCCCAACTCCCTTCTGTGCCAGGTACATATTTCTCAGTCTTTGCCTTAATTTGCATgtcatgttcttcttctttgagaTTTTCTCTTGATCAGTGATCATGAGATTTCTGCTTTTATCTTTGTCGTTATTAGTTTTTGGGAATTTAAGAAAGAAGATGCAATGATTATTGTGTAATTAACTTGGGAATTTGTTTGGGGTGTGTGTGCAGTGGTACCAGGGCTGCCGGTGGTGGGGAATTTGCTGCAACTGAAGGATAAGAAGCCTTACAAGACGTTTACAAAGTGGGCTGAGAAGTATGGACCTATCTATTCTATCCGGACTGGTGCTTCAACCGTGGTCGTTCTCAATACTACGGATGTTGCCAAAGAGgtacctttcttcttctcatttctGCTGATCTCAGGGGAATCTGCAACTCAGGCTTTACATATAACTTGTCCCATTTTTATCTCACCAATCTCTATGTACCATGTCACATATTCGAAGGGTACTTTCGTtatttgaggaaaaaaaatctaatatcTATTCATAAGTTTACTATTGACCAATCACCATAGATGTTGTTTATACCAACTTACCAAGTGAGTTCAGTGTGTACCATCTCATAAGATGAAAAATAGAGCGGGCTTTGTGTCTAAAACTTCAGAGTTGGGTAAAATTTGGTTGCTTGTTAGGCCTTTTTTTTAGCTAGACTAGCTTCATTGGTGCTGAAGTTTGGTAGCAAACAGGGGACTGTGAAGTGAACTCAAGCTGAAACGTTTGATATTTAAGTTAAAGAAGAGGCAGGTTTTTCACGCTTTGATCtttctgaaaatttttatgtggACAAGTAATTAATTACTTTCTTGCAAGAACAGCTGTGTTCTGTGTCACAATGTGTCATTCGCAATCTCATGTAGAATTAAGGCTCCATAGCTGAAGTTGCAGTTTATGAGAATCATACTTATTGTATAGCATTGTCAATTATGAGATACAAAAGCCCCCTGTGTTTTCTTTAATGCCGTGAAAGATCCATTGGGTTGAGTTTTCTACTGATTAAATGGCTTTAATATTCTCCATTGGCATCATTATAGATTTTGATGAGAAACAGCAGTGTCCTGGATGCCCTATGGCAATGATCAAGTGTCCTAACAATGAAGTTCTGTTTCTTAAATATCCAATATGTTCATGCTTAATACGTACATAATACAGGGCTGGTTTTATCTTGTACACGAATGCTTCTatgttattattttccttttggtatGAAGTCAATGGTTGTATGTATTGGTCACCACTTTCTGCTCTAATGGTTGGTTGTTTCAGGCCATGGTGACCAGATATTCGTCCATGTCAACGAAAAAGCTATCAAAGGCGCTAAAGATTCTCACTTGCAATAAATGTATGGTTGCAATAAGTGACTACAACGACTTTCACAAGATGATAAAACGATACATACTCACAAATGTTCTTGGAGCAAATGCGCAGGTTGATTGTTACAGTTTTTGTTCTCACTTAATTTGTGTGCTTACTGTTTTTGTTGCCATAATAAAGTAGATCTTGTTATAAATCCATTTAATAATATGCAGAAGCGACACCGAAGCCACAGAGATACCATGAGGGAGAATGTTGCAAGCCGATTGCATGCTCATGTAAAGAACGCTCCTCAAGAAGCTATTAATTTCAggaaaatatttgaatatgaaCTCTTTGGAATTTCATTGAAGCAAGTGAGTGTTTCATCATTTCGTTTGAAAAAATTGTTCTTTGACTTCTGTTCCTTGTACTTGACATTGCAATTACAAAATCAAGAACATAGAATCAACTAGCATAATGGGATATGCAGGCCTTAGGAAAGAACATAGAAGACTCCATTTATGTGGAGGAGCTTGGCACTACATTGTCGAGAGATGAGATCTTTAAGGTTCTAGTGCTTGACATAATGGAGGCTGCAATTGATGTTGATTGGAGAGATTTCTTCCCTTACCTGAGATGGGTTCCCAATAAGAGCttagaaatgaaaattcaGAGACTCTATACCCGCAGGAGTGCAGTAATGAATGCCCTGATCGATGATCGGAAGAAGGGAATTGCTTCAGGAGAGGTGTGCTCTCTTTTTACTTTcaaatgcatttttttctGGAACTTCTCAGTTGTTTCTGTAACTTGACTGGGATATGAAACAGGAACTAAATTGTTATACCGACTACTTGCTTTCTGAAGCAAAAACGCTTACATCAGAGCAAATAGCTATGTTGCTTTGGGAGACGATTATCGAGACAGCGGATACAACATTGGTAACAACAGAATGGGCTATGTATGAAATTGCTAAAGATTCAAACCGACAGGTACTTTTAATGTCAGTCACTAATTTTTCCGGTGGTTatatgcttttttttatttttaaattttggttttatctGTAACTGATATTGGTGGTTGCCTTTTTATGAAACAGGGTCGTCTCTATCAAGAAATCCAAAATGTTTGTGGATCCAACAAGATCACTGAGGAACATTTGTCCCAACTGCCATACCTGAGTGCTGTTTTCCATGAAACTCTAAGGAAGCACAGTCCAGCTCCAATAGTTCCTTTAAGATATGCACATGAAGATACCCAATTAGGAGGTTACTATGTTCCTGCTGGATCAGAGGTAATTGATAAACAAATATGCCATGAGActtctcatctctctttttattttatttacagatGTTGTTATTGATCTTTCAAGTAACTTGTAATGTGCAGATTGCTATTAATATATACGGGTGCAACATGGACAAGAATCAATGGGAAAGCCCTGGAGAATGGAAGCCGGAGAGATTTTTGGAGCCAAAATACGATCCAATGGATTTGTACAAGACCATGGCATTTGGAGCTGGAAAGAGGGTTTGTGCTGGTTCTCTTCAGGCAATGCTAATAGCCTGCACCACAATTGGTAGGCTGGTGCAGGAGTTTGAGTGGAAGCTGAGAGATGGAGAGGAAGAAAATGTTGATACTGTTGGGCTCACCACTCACAAACTCCACCCAATGCATGCCATCCTAAAACCAAGAAATTAGCCTCGAACTTCGTTTCTGTTCCAAGCCCACAAGTTGTTTGTGGCTGAGGCTTTTGCGTTGCTTATTGCCTAGACTTTCttatcttttgctttttctaaATTTAAGATGATTCTGGGCTTTATCAACTCCGTTATGCCATCTGAAGAACAAATGTAATCACACAGGTGAATAACTTATGAAGTATTTCTGTTGAATGATATCAGCATCCTTGTGccttctttatcttttctgcATTCAAACTTCATTTATGTTAATTACTTCTGATTCTGGAGCATGTAATTAAGCATGAAGCTGAGACTACATATTAAAATGGGACCAGAAAATGATGTGAGACTGccaattattataaaaatattgtcCTTTTATGTAATCTGTAACTACCTCATACCTGAAGTTATTGAAGAAATAAATGGGCAATGACATTATTTCAAGTTCGCAGTAGAAACAAGAATGTCTTGTTCATAAGTACAGCTAATTATTTCTTCTATATATCCAATAAAAAGAGAATTTGCCACACAAGTGATGGCAAGGCAACATTATTTAAGCCTCAGCAAAGCAAAGGTCATACCATGAATTAAAATAACAAGCAGagggtagttgtgtttcaaGGACACTTCATGAATGACAATAAACTTATAAATCACAAGTGAGTAGGCAAATAGTTTGTTTGGCAGTTTTATGGTAATAATTGGGTTCATGGTCGGTTGTGTGTGAGGCCAAAACGGATAAGAAAAGGATGTGAATTAGTCAAACCGTCCAGCCTCAATCTCTGGCCTAGTCCTCGATCTACATCAATGTGATGGGTTGGGTTTGGTGAGCACTTCTTTCAGCATCACATAAAAAGACACAGGAAATTTTAGAATCAGTATCAGCGCTGTCGTTTATGAACTTTTGTTGGGAAGTAAATGCACATTTTGAATGCCACTGAAAGTTTGCATAGTTATTTATAACATCCAAATCATGCAAGTAATTACATGTTTCTgcattaatttatttctttcccACACCAACACTGCAAGAATCAAATGGGTatctctgtttcttttttgctttcttgttGGGTTACGAATTTTCTCtgtaggaattttttttttatggcatTTCTGTAGGAAAGTTGACATATGCAACAACAGCGAGAGGCCAAAGGCAAAGGTGTGATGAATGAACTAGAGGGCATGCCACACCACACCGAACTTTTCTTTATTATGAAAATCATTGCAAAAAACATTCTCCTCTtgtgaaaggaaaagaagaaaaaaccaatcaaTAATGGATGCAACTTGCAAGTAGAAACACTGTATAAAGTAGACAAATTACATTATGAATGTGAGAAGAAATGTAATTTAATATGGGCAAGCTCATGGGTCCACCACTGAAGACTATTTCTCTCCTTGATGAGTTTGCAGTGTGTACAGTAGTGTAGAGCTGTGTGTATAGAAGTCACCTTGGAGCagtcaaaactgaaaaatctgACAGAGAGAGTGGCAAACaaatcacacacacactccTTATGTGATTGACAGCGACGTATAAAGGAAAGAGGTAGAGGAGAGACAATCCTGCAGGATGCGGCCCACCCCCACCTCTCTTTCCTTTGAGCTGATAATGAGCTTGGCCTTGGCCATTGACTGGCTGCTGGAGCCGCTAGCCTTTCTGGCGCTCTGCACGACGAGTCGTTCATCAGCTGACTCGGTCAAGTTttatctcatatatatatatggcctTGAGCTCACTGATCAGCTCTTACGAATGAGGTCagattatttcaatttacaaaGGCCGGCCCGCGTGCAAGTCTATGCCACGAGAAAAACTTCCCTTCTaaacttctttaaaaaaaaggaataaaatgaAACGAAAATAGAGAAGTATTTATTGTATACGAATCATTATTTTTAGAAGTGTGTGAAAAGTGAATGAATATTATGTGCATTGCAGCATgatgagatatatatatatgaaacatgAACATAAATAATGTGACACTCTTTATAACTATAGTagataaatatatgtataaaacaTGAAGTATATAGGTAGAAGTGGGAAAGAGAAGcaaaagaaggaaatgaaAGATTGTGATGGAGAAGGGTCACGGGGAGCGAGAAAATGAGGCACAAGGGGCAGAAGGGTGAGAGAAAGTGACTTGGGCCCCAAGCGAAAGGATGAGAAGAATCTCTGAGGCCTCTTAAGTTATAGGGATGCAGTTATCTGCAAGACTTAGGTATGTAGGCTGTGCATTAGACTAGACACCAGACAGCACTAGAATAGGTGACTACTGATACTGACCTCAGGCACACACCTCCCCAGAAGAcaagaggagagaaaataaaGAGCGTAGAAAGAGAGCGCAAGGAGGCAAACCCAATAATTGCTTCCCACGCTGCCCGACACCCATCATATTGTCGGTCTTCTCCTTCGCTCCCTAGTCGACGGTGGACCTTTTTTTCCAttctttttccaattcctTTGCTTTTCCATATCTCAAGGACGAGTTGGAATTGAATTTAGAACCTCTGCATGCGTAGATACTCTTAACTCAAACGAAAATACTTAGAAAACTACACTAATCTATACAATATTTGTTGTTGGAGGTGGAACCTAGTTGTAGTGGTATTCCCTCACCATGCCTATAGttctaattctttttcttaaacgCATTGAACAGGAATGAAAACAACTCTCTTTTGCAAAAGATCAAAACAACTTTGGCAAACACATAGTTTCACCACATACAAATACAACATTAGTAATACTGAACACCCaactttttaatatttgtggTCGAGGAGGATGACATGAAGCTGGTCTCGTCTGGTCCCATGCGTTTGCAATTTGCACCacttgagttttttttttcatttttttttttcaaatttttatgacATGAAGTTGAGTAGATTTCACGCCAATGCTTTCCTGATACGCCACCCCACCCGGCTTCCCACCCTCCACGTCACCACCAGCCGTACTTCCTCACagtaaaagtaaaagtaaaagcaaaatgaGATAAAAATGATGAATAATCAATTCACATGTAAaaaccaattaattaattaattagcattAAAATTAGGCGGTAATTGAGCTGAGCCACGCGTCGCGCCACCTTCAACATCGTACACAATCCCcacagacacagagagagagatagagagagagccaGCCACAAATTAAATGAAGCACCTTCACAATTACACTCTCCTCCATAAAAACCTCTCACTCCTTCCAAAACTTCTCCTCCTCCCCCTCTCTCCAATCTCCACACATCTGTCTCTTTGTTCTGGAGAAACCCAAATGCCAAAACCCCTCTCTGACAACGACACCAACCACGATGCCGTTTGAATCTGAAGACAATAATCAAAAGCCACCCTcaacgacgacgacgacaaAAGTCCAACAAAGCATGGGTCACCAGCCACCGCCCCAAACCGACCCGCTTCACTGCCCGCGCTGCGATTCCACCAACACCAAGTTCTGCTACTACAACAACTACAACCTCGCTCAGCCCCGCCACTTCTGCAAGTCCTGCCGCCGCTACTGGACCCAAGGCGGTACCCTCCGCGACGTCCCCGTCGGCGGCGGCTCCCGCAAGAACTCCAAGCGGTCTCGCTCCACCACTTGCTCCTCCTCTTCCTGCTCGCCTTCCTCTTCCTCGCTCACCCAAGAGGTCACCTCAGTCGCTACCGCGAAACCCGTTTCCTTATCCGCCGAAGTGAAGCCAGAGCCGGCCTCAGATGTTGACCATTTGATGGACCTGAACGAGAACGTGGTCGGGAACGGGGGTTTTACTTCGCTGTTGAATTCTCAGGGGCCACCTCCACCTGGGTTCCTGGCGCTTGGTGGGTACGGGTACGGGTACGGGTACGGGTCGGCGTTTGGTCACGGGCTTGATGAAGTGGGTGATGCTTTTGGCCATGGCGGCAAAGGGGTTTGGGCTTTTCCTGAGGTCGGTGATTTTCCAAGTACTGTCATTGACcataacaataacaatggTGCTCCTTCCGGGTGCAACACGTGGCAGATGACGACCAGTGCTGATGGTGGATTTGTCGATGGGGATTGCTTTGCTTGGCCGGAGCTTGAGATTTCCATGATGCCTGCTTCAGGCAAAGCTTTCAAGTAACAGAAACACTCTTTTCCCATTTCCAgaatttcaacaaaacaaaaaaatatcattttcctttttcttttttctttctgggtTATGGGTTTTCCGAGTCGTACTGAAATTGTGGGTCGTATACTTGGTTTCTTAGTCTTTCTGATCATCTGATggtctttttttggtttttgggtcAGAGTCTCTGTGGTGGGTATATAGAATAGATCACTATAGGTTGCAAAAGGTAGTTGCTTTTGGTTACTTCTTTTCGTCTTAGGGTTTTGTTTGTACTGGCTTTGTAAATCTTTTGGGACTACCACCTGTCTTTGACAGAAATGCTGCaagaaaatggacaaaaatgaCTGCTTTTTGGGTATGTTGCATTTACTTTGCATGctataatttctttctttctttcaatttgaACTTCTGGGATGAATTTGCATAAAAGCATGAATCTTTTGTACCTTTAGACTTCATCTGACAATCAATCGagttaatatatttgttgggTAAAGAATTGAACTTCGTGTATGAACTCTGATACaacagtaattaattaatctgtGTTGTGTGAAGAAGATGGCACATTTGGATGGATATTGAGGCTAATTTCAGTTGGTTTAACCGAGTGATCAATTTTAATTCCTCTATAATTGGATCATTCTTGGATTTGTCTAACTACATCGGCACATCGGCACATGAGCCATGATGAATCGAGTCCCACACAAAATTAACTTGGTTGATTGAGCGGATTTGATTAAATATTATGAGAAGCCAGACATGAGCCGACAGTTTTAAAGGGATTAGCACTAATAAACTGCATGCTTACTTAAGAAATGGACAACTATAAGTTAAAAATGCTGTTAATTAGAATAATGGTGCACCGAaatggttttaatttgaaattgataCGACCAAAACCCTACCTCAGTTTCTAAGGTTTTATGTTTATCTGCTCAGTTCTGTATTGAATATTCTGTGTAGTTTCCTGTTTGGCTTTATATACTGAAATGGGAgactttgattttgattttgaactaGATGCCACCGACCTGGGACCACGTGTTGCATGGTTCATTGTGTTGTGGATGATGCCGAAAGCTGACAGTGCTTCATTTGGAATTAGAATAGCTTTTCTGCTCGATTCCATTGCAATGCAAGAGAAACTTCCGCATCTGGTTTCATTACTTCTATCACCCGTCAGAGTCACAGGAGgtgagagatagagagaatgAGACAATGAAACTGGAATAGGGAAGTAGTTTTGTTTCAAAGTCGAACCTCTAGTTGGATGGGTTCAATGAACAATATTTCTGACTGTTTTTTGGTGTGCTGCtgagatttgatttattaaatTAGACAACAGTCCAACGTATTAGGCGGAACTCATAAAGACTAGTTTGGACTTTCAATCTCCAAACAGAACCCTGAATTTAACTTATCCAAGGACTCTCCCAGTGTctaaagtttttcttttatgttaaGAATGAATTATTGTTTATTATATTAAGTAATTGATCTGCTCTCCTTAAGTTcttgttaagattatgatagTTCCTTGATTTGTGGTTAGGTTGAACTCAGTGCATCCTGCATTTCTCCcctgaagttcgttctaatcTCCAAACCCGCTCGTAGGTTTCCAATCTGAGACGGTGTTGTgtgttttctgatttttatattGATGTCCCATTTGGGCATTGCTGGCAGCACAGCACAtacataataatatatataaagatgaATTAGAAGAATCATGTTCTGCTGCATAAGTTAACGTCCGTTGTTTGTGCTACAATCAATCAATCGAATCGAATTTAAGCACAGAGATATCCACCGCAACAATCCATGCATGCCCAGATGCACTTTTCAAATTACtaaattaaaatcataattaaagataagatactataattataatatacctCTGTCAGGTGGAGTCATCATTCTTGTTGTAAGGATATTTGTCACCCCCACCCCACCCAACCAAACACGCCTTTCCCTCTTCATCTTAAATTAAGAATTGCCATCAttcttaatttaaataaaaataaacacaatTGTACAAGTGCATGAAGCA
This window encodes:
- the LOC18791732 gene encoding ent-kaurene oxidase, chloroplastic codes for the protein MAPIQQALQDFQALPFAIPVALGALSLLFLFSIKGLIFTKKSAFSQLPSVPVVPGLPVVGNLLQLKDKKPYKTFTKWAEKYGPIYSIRTGASTVVVLNTTDVAKEAMVTRYSSMSTKKLSKALKILTCNKCMVAISDYNDFHKMIKRYILTNVLGANAQKRHRSHRDTMRENVASRLHAHVKNAPQEAINFRKIFEYELFGISLKQALGKNIEDSIYVEELGTTLSRDEIFKVLVLDIMEAAIDVDWRDFFPYLRWVPNKSLEMKIQRLYTRRSAVMNALIDDRKKGIASGEELNCYTDYLLSEAKTLTSEQIAMLLWETIIETADTTLVTTEWAMYEIAKDSNRQGRLYQEIQNVCGSNKITEEHLSQLPYLSAVFHETLRKHSPAPIVPLRYAHEDTQLGGYYVPAGSEIAINIYGCNMDKNQWESPGEWKPERFLEPKYDPMDLYKTMAFGAGKRVCAGSLQAMLIACTTIGRLVQEFEWKLRDGEEENVDTVGLTTHKLHPMHAILKPRN
- the LOC109946797 gene encoding dof zinc finger protein DOF3.4, giving the protein MPFESEDNNQKPPSTTTTTKVQQSMGHQPPPQTDPLHCPRCDSTNTKFCYYNNYNLAQPRHFCKSCRRYWTQGGTLRDVPVGGGSRKNSKRSRSTTCSSSSCSPSSSSLTQEVTSVATAKPVSLSAEVKPEPASDVDHLMDLNENVVGNGGFTSLLNSQGPPPPGFLALGGYGYGYGYGSAFGHGLDEVGDAFGHGGKGVWAFPEVGDFPSTVIDHNNNNGAPSGCNTWQMTTSADGGFVDGDCFAWPELEISMMPASGKAFKCHRPGTTCCMVHCVVDDAES